A stretch of Zootoca vivipara chromosome 13, rZooViv1.1, whole genome shotgun sequence DNA encodes these proteins:
- the LOC118079098 gene encoding olfactory receptor 14A16-like gives MHNLTSMSAFLLLEFSDVRELQILHFFIFLVLYLMAIIGNLLISIAIALDHRLHTPMYFFLLNLAIMDIGTVSVMVPKSMEISLLNCRFISYFGCVAQVFFQYLFGASDYALLTIMAHDRYVAICNPLHYETIMHKGACIRMVAIVWIVGLLYATLHTGITFANTFCSNAVNQFFCEIPKLLKLSCSNFYLVEVGVIVLSSSIALGCFIFIIITYMEIFSTVRKIPSVHGKKKALSTCLPHLTVVSVLLFTGVFAYTRPPSEASSDLDIAFAVVYSIIPPTLNPFIYSMRNKDIKTALWKLLDVRHSSKTISRIL, from the coding sequence ATGCACAATCTTACATCCATGTCTGCCTTTCTGCTGCTGGAATTCTCAGACGTTCGAGAACTGCAAATCTTACACTTCTTTATATTTCTGGTATTGTACTTAATGGCAATAATAGGGAATCTTCTCATTTCTATTGCTATTGCTCTTGATCATCGCCTTCACACACCCATGTACTTCTTTCTTCTGAATTTGGCCATCATGGATATTGGAACAGTTTCAGTCATGGTACCCAAATCAATGGAGATTTCCCTCCTAAATTGCAGATTTATTTCGTATTTTGGATGCGTTGCTCAAGTTTTCTTTCAGTACTTATTTGGAGCATCTGACTATGCTCTGCTAACTATAATGGCACATGACCGATATGTGGCCATTTGCAACCCACTCCACTATGAGACAATTATGCACAAAGGAGCCTGCATTCGAATGGTAGCCATTGTGTGGATTGTAGGTCTTCTTTATGCCACATTACATACTGGGATCACCTTTGCCAACACGTTTTGTTCTAATGCTGTCAATCAATTCTTCTGTGAAATCCCAAAGTTATTGAAGCTCTCCTGTTCTAACTTTTACTTAGTGGAAGTTGGAGTTATTGTGCTAAGCTCCAGTATAGCACTTGGGTGTTTCATTTTCATCATCATAACTTACATGGAGATCTTTTCTACAGTGCGCAAAATCCCTTCTGTCCATGGTAAGaaaaaagccctttccacttGCCTCCCCCACCTCACTGTTGTCTCTGTCTTACTGTTCACTGGAGTGTTTGCTTATACAAGGCCTCCCAGTGAAGCTTCTTCTGATCTAGATATAGCTTTTGCTGTGGTGTACTCCATAATTCCTCCCACATTGAATCCATTCATCTACAGCATGAGAAACAAAGATATCAAGACTGCCTTATGGAAACTCTTAGATGTGCGGCATTCTTCTAAAACTATATCCAGAATTCTATAA
- the LOC118079097 gene encoding olfactory receptor 14A16-like has protein sequence MQNHTSISAFLLLEFSDVRDLQILHFFVFLVLYLMATLGNLLIATAIALDHHLHTPMYFFLLNLAIMDLGTVSVLVPKSMAISLLNCRFISYFGCVAQVFFYMLFAASDYALLTIMAHDRYVAICNPLHYETIMHKGACIRMVAIAWIVGLLYATLHTGITFANTFCSNVVNQFFCEIPKLLKLSCSNFYLVEVGVIVLSCSIGFGCFVFITITYMEIFSTVRKIPSVHGKKKALSTCLPHLTVVSVLLFTGVFAYTRPPSEASSDLDIAFAVVYSIIPPTLNPFIYSMRNKEIKTAVWKLLDVRHSSKTISRIL, from the coding sequence ATGCAAAATCATACATCCATTTCTGCCTTTCTGCTGCTGGAATTCTCAGACGTTCGAGATCTGCAAATCTTACACTTCTTTGTATTTCTGGTATTGTACTTAATGGCAACACTAGGGAATCTTCTTATTGCTACTGCTATTGCTCTTGATCATCACCTTCACACACCCATGTATTTCTTTCTATTGAATTTGGCCATCATGGACCTTGGAACAGTTTCAGTCCTGGTACCCAAATCAATGGCGATTTCTCTCCTAAATTGCagatttatttcatattttggatGTGTTGCTCAAGTtttcttttatatgttatttgCAGCATCTGACTATGCTCTGCTAACCATAATGGCACATGACCGATATGTGGCCATTTGCAACCCTCTCCACTATGAGACAATTATGCACAAGGGAGCCTGCATTCGAATGGTAGCCATTGCGTGGATTGTAGGTCTTCTTTATGCCACATTACATACTGGGATCACCTTTGCCAACACGTTTTGTTCTAATGTTGTCAATCAATTCTTCTGTGAAATCCCAAAGTTATTGAAGCTCTCCTGTTCTAACTTTTACTTAGTGGAAGTTGGAGTTATTGTGCTAAGCTGTAGTATAGGATTTGGATGTTTCGTTTTCATTACCATAACTTACATGGAGATCTTTTCTACAGTGCGCAAAATCCCTTCTGTCCATGGTAAGaaaaaagccctttccacttGCCTTCCCCACCTCACTGTTGTCTCTGTCTTACTGTTCACTGGAGTGTTTGCTTATACAAGGCCTCCCAGTGAAGCTTCTTCTGATCTAGATATAGCTTTTGCTGTGGTGTACTCCATAATTCCTCCCACATTGAATCCATTCATCTACAGCATGAGAAACAAAGAGATCAAGACCGCCGTATGGAAACTCTTAGATGTGCGGCATTCTTCTAAAACTATATCCAGAATTCTATAA